ATTGCGCTTATTAACCAGATTTTACGGTATATTACATGGAATATTACGCATTcacaaataataattacctTGACAAGAGAAGCCATCTCCAATATAAGGTGGATTGCACATGCAGGTGAATCCAGAGGGCAACGCACTTACAGTGGCACAGACAGCATTCACATCACATGGACTAGGATGGCATAGATTCGTACCAGGATCTGTAAATTTAAAAGGAGAAAACAtaattagacactagttgatcaGATCTACAtaggaagtacatgggaaaagtgcctcagaccaggtatactatgggacttagtatacctgcaaatttacttagtatacctagtattccattgtcaagtaattgtattgtagtcaagcgatTTGCACATATGTGCACTaatatctaaatgagttagacactgttttggaggtgtctatgggatttagaagcccaaaggcactgattagtatcccgagcgtagcgggggtactaaagtggctgagggcttctaaatcacatggacaccgacaaaacagtgtctaactattatttagaccCCATGACACAATTGAAACCACTTACCTTCACAACTCAATCCATTCCCCTCAAATGGagaattgcatgtgcatgtgaaatttTCCGTTGTCACGCTATCTCTAACACAGGCTGCGTTGACGTCACATGGACTAGACGAGCATGGATCCAGGACTGTGTGAGGgagataaaaataatgattagTTTTATTACTCAACCTTTTAAACCACTTACTTTCACAACTCGATCCATTCCCCTCAAATGGagaattgcatgtgcatgtgaaatttTCCGTCATCATACTCTCTCTAACACAGGCTGCGTTGACGTCACATGGACTAGACGCGCATGGATCCGGGACTGTGGTGTGAGGGAGAGAAATGATTAGTAGATTATTACTCACAACCTTTCAAACCACTTACTTTCACAACTCAATCCATTCCCCTCAAATGGagaattgcatgtgcatgtgaaatttTCCGTTGTCACGCTATCTCTAACACAGGTTGCGTTGACATCACATGGACTAGAAGAGCATGGATCCGGGACTGTGTGAGGGAGAGAAATGATTAATAGATTATTACTCACAACCTTTCAAACCACTTACTTTCACAACTCGATCCATTCCCCTCAAATGGagaattgcatgtgcatgtgaaatttTCCGTTGTCACACTATCTCTAACACAGGTTGCGTTGACGTCACATGGACTAGACGAGCATGGATCCAGGACTGTGTGAGGgagataaaataattattactcaacCTTTCAAACCACTTACTTTCACAACTCGATCCATTCCCCTCAAATGGagaattgcatgtgcatgtgaaatttTCCGTCATCACACTCTCTCTAACACAGGCTGCGTTGACGTCACATGGACTAGACGCGCATGGATCCAGGACTGTGTGAGGGAGAGAAATGATTAGTAGATTATTACTCACAACCTTTCAAACCACTTACTTTCACAACTCGATCCATTCCCCTCAAATGGagaattgcatgtgcatgtgaaatttTCTGTTGTCACGCTATCTCTAACACAGGTTGCGTTGACATCACATGGACTAGACGAGCATGGATCCAGGACTGTGTGAGGGAGATAAAATAatgattaccgtatatcttctaatttatcggacagcaaaaaataattattttggaaattgtctgggtataattggaacagatttttatacagcatgtgaagtgtccggaataattagaataagcaagcagctgcatgcgagctagctaagtttaatagaccagtgtgcgactgaatagttgcactagctatctaaaactagctactcaaagctatctaactgcagcactctaaagtcttgtcttacttgccgtctgtgaatggtgaatgtaactcaacttttcaaagtattgtccggatatttagaacaaatgtaatattaaagcactggagtgtccgttgtattagaacaacgaaaattgcccaaaagagtgtccgggtaattagaagtgtccgataaattagaagatatacggtagtagatTATTACTCACAACCTTTCAAACCACTTACTTTCACAACTCGATCCATTCCCCTCAAATGGagaattgcatgtgcatgtgaaatttTCTGTTGTCACGCTATCTCTAACACAGGCTGCGTTGACATCACATGGACTAGACGAGCATGGATCCAGGACTGTGTGAGGGAGATAAAATAATGATTAGTTTTATTACTCAACCTTTCAAACCACATACTTTCACAACTCGATCCATTCCCCTCAAATGGagaattgcatgtgcatgtgaaatttTCCGTCATCACACTCTCTCTAACACAGGCTGCGTTGACGTCACATGGACTAGACGCGCATGGATCCGGGACTGTGGTGTGAGGGAGAGAAATGATTAGTAGATTATTACTCACAACCTTTCAAACCACTTACTTTCACAACTCGATCCATTCCCCTCAAATGGagaattgcatgtgcatgtgaaatttTCTGTTGTCACGCTATCTCTAACACAGGCTGCGTTGACATCACATGGACTAAACGAGCATGGATCCAGGACTGTGTGAGGGAGATAAAATAATGATTAGTTTTATTACTCAACCTTTCAAACCACATACTTTCACAACTCGATCCATTCCCCTCAAATGGagaattgcatgtgcatgtgaaatttTCCGTCATCACACTCTCTCTAACACAGGCTGCGTTGACGTCACATGGACTAGACGCGCATGGATCCGGGACTGTGGTGTGAGGGAGAGAAATGATTAGTAGATTATTACTCACAACCTTTCAAACCACTTACTTTCACAACTCGATCCATTCCCCTCAAATGGagaattgcatgtgcatgtgaaatttTCTGTTATCACACTCTCTCTAACACAGGTTGCGTTGACATCACATGGACTAGACGAGCATGGATCCGGGACTGTGTGCATGAGGGAGAGAAATGATTAGTAGATTATTACTGAACCATAAAAACCACTTACTTTCACAACTCGATCCATTCCCCTCAAATGGAgtattgcatgtgcatgtgaaatttTCCGTCATCATACTCTCTCTAACACAGGCTGCGTTGACGTCACATGGACTAGACGCGCATGGATCCGGGACTGTGGTGTGAGGGAGAGAAATGATTAGTAGATTATTACTCACAACCTTTCAAACCACTTACTTTCACAACTCGATCCATTCCCCTCAAATGGagaattgcatgtgcatgtgaaatttTCCGTTATCACACTCTCTCTAACACAGGTTGCGTTGACATCACATGGACTAGACGAGCATGGATCCGGGACTGTGTGAGGGAGAGAAATGATTAGTAGATTATTACTGAACCATAAAAACCACTTACTTTCACAACTCGATCCATTCCCCTCAAATGGagaattgcatgtgcatgtgaaatttTCTGTTGTCACGCTATCTCTAACACAGGTTGCGTTGA
This region of Halichondria panicea chromosome 12, odHalPani1.1, whole genome shotgun sequence genomic DNA includes:
- the LOC135345484 gene encoding delta and Notch-like epidermal growth factor-related receptor, with translation MTTENFTCTCNSPFEGNGSTCEIPDPCSSSPCDVNGTCVRESVMTENFTCTCNSPFEGNGSSCEIPDPCVSSPCDINAACVRESVMTENFTCTCNSSFEGNGLSCEILDPCSSSPCDVNATCVRDSVTTENFTCTCNSPFEGNGSSCEIPDPCSSSPCDVNATCVRESVITENFTCTCNSPFEGNGSSCEIPDPCASSPCDVNAACVRESMMTENFTCTCNTPFEGNGSSCEIPDPCSSSPCDVNATCVRESVITENFTCTCNSPFEGNGSSCEIPDPCASSPCDVNAACVRESVMTENFTCTCNSPFEGNGSSCESMWFESPGSMLV